The proteins below come from a single Synechococcus sp. MW101C3 genomic window:
- a CDS encoding DUF1328 domain-containing protein, translating to MLNYAITFFVIAIVAAVLGFSGIAGSAASIAQILFLVFLVLAVISFLTGRRGAM from the coding sequence ATGCTTAACTACGCCATTACTTTCTTTGTCATTGCGATCGTCGCTGCGGTCCTGGGCTTCAGCGGTATCGCCGGATCAGCTGCGAGCATCGCTCAGATCCTGTTCCTTGTGTTTCTCGTGCTTGCCGTGATCTCTTTCCTCACCGGCCGGCGCGGCGCAATGTGA
- a CDS encoding transposase, with translation MGIVSSRRIEHACYEDLAFRVLTANQQPDHSHISEFRRRNLDAPT, from the coding sequence GTGGGCATCGTCTCTTCCCGCAGGATCGAGCACGCCTGCTACGAGGACCTGGCCTTCCGGGTGCTGACGGCCAACCAGCAGCCAGACCACAGCCACATCAGTGAGTTCCGACGCCGGAACCTTGACGCGCCCACTTGA
- a CDS encoding CsbD family protein, with product MKATAKNIEGKVQEATGNITGNKKDQLAGKVKQAQASGEHAMEDLKDTVRDATN from the coding sequence ATGAAAGCCACCGCTAAGAACATCGAAGGCAAAGTTCAGGAGGCCACTGGCAACATCACCGGTAACAAGAAGGATCAGCTAGCAGGCAAGGTCAAGCAAGCCCAAGCCAGCGGTGAACATGCCATGGAAGACCTGAAAGACACAGTGCGCGACGCCACCAACTAA
- a CDS encoding serine hydrolase, with the protein MPVTSRLPRLLMVAGLLAASLATGFAAAPAARAAAAAQRVTPQSLAAALARLDGLATSMQRRTGVPGMAIAVVHNDQLVFLRGYGVRKAGQAGTVDPDTMFQLASLSKPVASTVVAALVGDGVVGWDDPVLRTLPEARIGPAGTAPDVTLRDLLSHRSGLPDHAGDDLEDLGFDRNTILSRLRFLPTNNRFRAHYAYTNFGFTAAAEAAARAGGSSWEAISRERLYKPLGMTRTTSSHAALIADANRARLHVPTAQGWVARFDRDADAESPAGGVSASARDMGSWLRLQLNGGRFAGKPVLQAAALAETHRPQVISTPPADPATDAAGLYGLGWNVGKHGAGLVQLSHSGAFFLGAATAVYLLPAEKLGIVVLTNGQPVGLPEAVALSFLDLAVEGEISRDYLPLLQGIFKSMSQQDYPAVVAPAVVVPPLPLERYVGRYENDYFGLLDIRRGADGLELLIGPEPQRFPLTPVSGNTFSYQPRGENAFGPAAVTFQAGAGGMPTTVWVGNLDRNGLGLFIRQKP; encoded by the coding sequence GTGCCGGTCACTTCCCGCCTCCCCCGCCTGCTGATGGTTGCCGGCCTGCTGGCCGCCAGCCTCGCCACCGGCTTCGCCGCGGCTCCAGCTGCACGGGCGGCGGCAGCGGCCCAGCGGGTCACCCCACAATCCCTCGCTGCCGCCCTGGCACGCCTCGATGGCCTCGCCACCTCCATGCAGCGCCGCACCGGCGTGCCGGGCATGGCGATCGCGGTGGTGCACAACGATCAACTGGTGTTTCTGCGTGGCTACGGCGTGCGCAAGGCGGGGCAGGCAGGAACGGTCGATCCCGACACGATGTTCCAGCTGGCCTCCCTCTCCAAGCCGGTGGCCAGCACCGTGGTGGCGGCCCTGGTGGGAGATGGGGTGGTGGGCTGGGACGATCCGGTGCTGCGCACCCTGCCTGAGGCCCGCATCGGTCCGGCCGGCACCGCGCCAGATGTGACCCTGCGCGATCTGCTCTCGCACCGCAGCGGTCTGCCTGATCATGCCGGCGACGACCTGGAGGATCTCGGCTTCGATCGCAACACGATCCTGTCCCGGCTGCGTTTCCTGCCCACCAACAACCGTTTCCGGGCCCACTACGCCTACACCAACTTCGGCTTCACCGCCGCGGCAGAGGCGGCTGCCCGTGCCGGTGGCAGCAGCTGGGAGGCGATCTCGCGCGAGCGGCTCTACAAGCCCCTGGGCATGACGCGCACCACCTCCAGCCATGCCGCGTTGATCGCCGACGCCAACCGTGCCCGCCTGCACGTGCCCACCGCACAGGGCTGGGTGGCGCGCTTCGATCGCGATGCCGATGCGGAATCTCCCGCTGGCGGGGTGAGCGCGTCAGCGCGGGACATGGGCAGCTGGTTGCGCTTGCAGCTCAACGGCGGCCGCTTTGCCGGCAAGCCCGTGCTGCAGGCCGCTGCCCTGGCCGAAACCCATCGCCCGCAGGTGATCAGCACCCCACCGGCGGATCCAGCCACCGATGCGGCCGGGCTCTATGGGCTCGGCTGGAATGTGGGCAAGCACGGAGCAGGGCTGGTGCAGCTCTCCCACTCCGGTGCCTTCTTCCTTGGTGCCGCCACGGCTGTGTATCTGCTGCCTGCCGAAAAGCTCGGCATCGTGGTGCTCACCAACGGCCAACCAGTGGGCCTGCCGGAAGCGGTGGCGCTCAGCTTTCTGGATCTGGCGGTGGAAGGGGAGATCAGCCGTGACTACCTCCCCTTGCTGCAGGGCATCTTCAAGAGCATGAGCCAGCAGGACTACCCCGCCGTGGTGGCCCCCGCTGTCGTCGTGCCGCCGCTGCCCCTGGAGCGCTACGTGGGCCGCTACGAGAACGACTACTTCGGGCTGCTCGACATCCGCCGCGGGGCCGACGGCCTTGAGCTGCTGATCGGCCCGGAGCCGCAGCGCTTCCCGCTCACGCCGGTGAGCGGCAACACCTTCTCCTACCAACCCCGCGGCGAAAACGCCTTTGGCCCTGCGGCGGTCACGTTTCAGGCCGGGGCCGGCGGAATGCCCACGACCGTGTGGGTCGGAAACCTCGATCGCAACGGGCTGGGGCTGTTCATTCGCCAGAAACCGTGA
- a CDS encoding CsbD family protein: MKHHFRFLRQLAATCLGLVFSLLVLIATPALSAPAQASGAFTLSASPLPLASTAGRVKAGAKDIEGKTQESIGKVTGNKGDRLAGKAKQAEAKGRNAVEDVKGKAGMG; the protein is encoded by the coding sequence ATGAAGCACCACTTTCGTTTTCTGCGCCAGTTGGCCGCCACTTGCCTTGGCCTTGTCTTCAGCCTGCTGGTGTTGATCGCCACGCCGGCTTTGAGCGCTCCCGCCCAGGCCTCAGGAGCCTTCACTCTCAGCGCCTCCCCCTTGCCCCTGGCCTCCACCGCCGGCCGCGTCAAGGCTGGCGCCAAGGACATCGAGGGCAAGACCCAGGAATCGATTGGCAAGGTCACTGGCAACAAGGGAGATCGCCTCGCCGGTAAGGCGAAGCAGGCTGAGGCTAAAGGCCGGAATGCTGTTGAAGACGTCAAGGGCAAGGCCGGAATGGGCTGA